The DNA window AACCGTGTACAGGTGGAAACGGGTCTTGAACCCCTTCACCGTACCCAGCTCGAGCGGCAGGAAGTCGAAGAACAACGTGCGGTCCATCTCCGTGGCCAGGGTGATGAGCTTGCCCTTGGTGGAGGGATCGACCTTGTTATAGACGTACTGGATGTTGGTCGTCTTCCCGCAGAGACCCGGACCGTAGTAGACGATCTTGCAGTTGATCTCGCGGGACGAATAGTTGATGAGCGACATGCCGCCTCTTCCTCGCCTTGGTTCCCGTTAGTCCTTGAACAGTGAGTCGATCTCTTTATTCAGTTCGTCGGCGAAGCCGGCATCAAACTGCTTGAGGTCCTCGTTCTCGTATTCGAGTTTGTTGAACAGGCGGCTCAACACGGTGTCGAGGCTGTCGACGGCCTTCTTGACCCGCAGCCGCACCAGGCCCAGCGTGGTGCGCTTGTTGAAGAGCACCACCAGGATGATGTGCTGCGCCACGCGGGCGAGATACATGCTCTCGTCCACGCCCTGGTGATAGAGCGTGGAGAAGTCCTTCTCGCCGATCAGCTTGGCCAGCTGCGCGTTGGCTTCGAAGTCCGCCGCGCACAGCGAGGCGAAGCTCATAAGGTCGAACTCGGGCTCCATACCGACGCTCGCGATGAGCTGGCCGGTCTTGTCGATCAACAGAACACTCGTCGAGTTCGAATTCTCGATGAGCTCCTTGATGACCGAATTTATCGCCCAGTAGTCCTCTTCGTAGATGGTCCAGTCGGCACGTACCATGGTCGCTCCGGTGGTATAAGCGCCGCCGGCTCCCGTTCGTCCGGACCGTCCGGTCGTCAGGGGCTAGAGGGTCTCGCGGCGGTCGATGGCGCGGGCAAGCGTCGTATCGTCAACGAATTCAAGGGTCCCGCCCATTGGGAGACCTCTAGCAAGTCTCGTGACAGTACAACCGAAGGGGGATACGATCCGGGCGATGTAGAGG is part of the Candidatus Krumholzibacteriia bacterium genome and encodes:
- a CDS encoding roadblock/LC7 domain-containing protein codes for the protein MVRADWTIYEEDYWAINSVIKELIENSNSTSVLLIDKTGQLIASVGMEPEFDLMSFASLCAADFEANAQLAKLIGEKDFSTLYHQGVDESMYLARVAQHIILVVLFNKRTTLGLVRLRVKKAVDSLDTVLSRLFNKLEYENEDLKQFDAGFADELNKEIDSLFKD